One window of Nitrospira sp. genomic DNA carries:
- a CDS encoding pitrilysin family protein, whose protein sequence is MYRKLILDNGIRLVTERIPTLKSVTVGIWVNTGSRDESPAEAGYSHFIEHMFFKGTVARSATEISREIDALGGEMNAFTTRETTTFYVKVLDQHLPQALDLLSDLFLRSRLGRNEIQKEKQVVLEEVRMVQDDPEDLVQELHTKLVMGRHPLSRPILGRESTIVRISRSNLLDYIDAHYRPEEIVVAVAGNFDQYQLEKTMARTFGGYHKSSSSIPCKRWPPELQGGVMMKQKPLEQVHICVGFEGVAAGHKDRYAVYALNAVLGGSVSSRLFQEVREKRGLSYSIYSFLSGYSDGGTITVYVGIRAREVERVLDLVCREIRKLARHGIDGHELKRTKDQMKGSLMLSLESSHSRMNKLAKDELIAGTHTTLEDLTMEIDGVTEQQVFQTAQSLFVEDSIALTGLGPLSSRQVRELSANFS, encoded by the coding sequence TCTGGGTCAATACGGGCTCTCGTGATGAAAGTCCCGCAGAGGCCGGGTATTCGCACTTCATTGAACACATGTTCTTCAAGGGGACGGTTGCTCGTTCGGCCACGGAGATCTCCCGTGAAATCGACGCGTTGGGAGGCGAGATGAACGCCTTCACGACACGTGAAACGACGACGTTCTACGTCAAGGTCTTGGATCAGCACTTGCCCCAGGCGTTGGATCTGCTTTCGGATCTGTTCCTTCGATCTCGTCTTGGCCGGAACGAAATTCAGAAAGAGAAACAGGTGGTGCTTGAAGAAGTCCGTATGGTTCAAGATGACCCGGAGGATCTGGTCCAGGAACTTCATACCAAGTTGGTGATGGGGCGACATCCCTTGAGTCGGCCGATCTTGGGGCGAGAATCAACCATCGTCCGGATCAGCCGATCGAATCTTCTCGACTATATCGACGCCCATTACCGCCCGGAAGAAATCGTGGTGGCGGTCGCGGGGAATTTCGATCAATATCAGCTTGAAAAAACAATGGCTCGCACCTTTGGTGGATATCACAAGTCCTCAAGCAGCATTCCTTGCAAACGGTGGCCTCCTGAACTCCAGGGTGGCGTGATGATGAAACAGAAGCCGTTGGAACAGGTTCACATCTGTGTGGGATTCGAGGGCGTTGCAGCGGGTCATAAGGACCGCTATGCGGTCTATGCCCTGAACGCGGTGCTCGGCGGCAGCGTCAGTTCTCGGCTTTTTCAAGAGGTCCGAGAGAAACGCGGCTTGTCCTATTCGATCTACTCATTTCTGTCCGGCTATTCCGATGGCGGCACCATTACGGTCTACGTTGGAATTCGGGCACGAGAGGTTGAGCGGGTCCTGGATTTGGTCTGCCGTGAAATTCGAAAACTGGCCAGGCATGGTATCGATGGTCACGAACTCAAACGCACGAAGGATCAAATGAAAGGCAGTCTCATGCTGAGTTTGGAAAGCTCACATAGTCGGATGAACAAGCTTGCCAAGGATGAGCTGATTGCCGGAACCCATACGACGTTGGAGGATCTGACGATGGAGATCGACGGCGTGACCGAGCAGCAAGTATTTCAAACCGCACAGAGCCTGTTCGTCGAGGACAGCATCGCGTTGACCGGATTGGGCCCTCTTTCTTCACGGCAAGTGCGGGAGTTGAGCGCAAACTTTTCGTAA
- a CDS encoding IS5 family transposase (programmed frameshift), whose amino-acid sequence MRRYGLRDDQWEKIEKLLPGREGAVGVTAKDNRLFVEAVLYRYRAGIPWRDLPERFGDFRVIHTRHTRWSKGGVWKQVFERLADDPDNGYAMIDSTIVRAHQHSAGAKGGREQEAIGRSKGGLTTKIHATCDALGNPTSFHLTPGQAHDLDGADALLPGIDADTILADKAFDADERIIQPLQQAGKNIVIPPKSNRTTTRAYDKALYRARHLIENFFARLKQFRAIATRYDKRAANFLGAIYLAASITWLN is encoded by the exons GTGAGACGATACGGGTTGCGTGATGACCAATGGGAGAAGATCGAGAAACTGCTGCCAGGGCGTGAAGGCGCAGTGGGTGTGACAGCGAAAGACAACCGACTGTTTGTGGAGGCTGTTTTGTACCGTTACCGTGCCGGGATCCCATGGCGGGATCTGCCGGAGCGGTTCGGGGATTTCCGGGTGATCCACACGCGTCATACGCGCTGGAGCAAGGGCGGTGTCTGGAAGCAGGTGTTCGAGCGTCTGGCCGATGATCCCGACAACGGATACGCCATGATCGATTCAACGATCGTCCGTGCTCACCAGCACAGTGCGGGCGCAAAAGGGGGC CGCGAACAGGAAGCGATCGGACGCAGCAAAGGAGGATTGACCACGAAAATCCACGCCACCTGCGATGCGCTGGGCAATCCCACGAGTTTTCATCTCACACCAGGCCAGGCGCATGACCTTGATGGGGCCGATGCCCTTCTTCCCGGCATCGACGCCGACACGATCCTCGCCGACAAGGCGTTTGACGCCGATGAACGGATAATCCAGCCGTTGCAACAAGCGGGCAAGAATATCGTCATCCCGCCAAAATCCAACAGAACAACCACCCGAGCATACGATAAAGCCCTGTACAGGGCACGGCACCTGATCGAGAACTTTTTTGCCAGACTCAAACAATTCCGCGCGATTGCTACACGCTACGACAAACGCGCGGCCAACTTCCTTGGCGCAATCTATCTCGCTGCCTCCATCACATGGCTTAATTGA
- a CDS encoding SUMF1/EgtB/PvdO family nonheme iron enzyme, translating into MATIYLSSTYEDLKDFRSAVVHALRQSEYRVIAMEDYVATDQRPADKCLRDVEQADIYVGLFAFRYGYVPPSEHNNPKGLSITELELRHAQHHKKPCLTFLADPKASGFPATLMDAFTGDGDAGKHIKRLRDELGREQTASFFSAPYQLASLVQAAVASYLAAHRTPASSSTPQTPTPTAITWDIKKNGSPYPGLMHFTRKYAPVFFGREAEIHDVLDRLRSPEGRFLIISGASGTGKSSLVDAGVLPKIETTVANEGPGYHSARMVPSRGRHPFDALMRPLHGYAEQAGVDAYTVSEQLLSQPNHLPQIFGEIASKCFKNAELVLFLDQMEELFTGQDRAQSHSFLSALYRTTQDAPLRIIATIRSDFLHHCHEQPDLLRMLNGQGHIGIGPIDAGSVREMILRPAQCAGLSLSEKLVRRVTDEAGHELGNLPLLAFALWQLFDKRAGKELTERAYDEMGGLAGAISQRADRVMTELGEEARNAFDKVFAQLVHLERERPPTRRRVSLMVFRSDAPANQLIETLAGPKCRILVKGGEGSEAMVEVAHEKLFSAWPKLKDWIDSSSADLRLIDYVEEAARRWYETGCHLEEVWRKERAEAVERALTRFKRMPSAQLYTMIHPQKMLIERLDDAALSHEDRLLIGQKLCEFGDTRDGVGLKDGLPDIVWIDIPGGSIILEEIDQVFEVKTFRIAKYPVTNLQFEAFISAQDGYRNKQWWNNIEPSEKARVTTWKETNAPRETVSWYEAVAFCRWLSAKTGKSIHLPTEWEWQQAATGGDPQRKYPWEGGWDGFRCNSWDSRLSRTTAVGIYPAGATTQGIYDMAGNVWEWCQNKYENPEGPEAVRIDKGGERVLRGGSWDSRPEYLLASYRDDRDDVVARGGGLGFRLVQDIP; encoded by the coding sequence ATGGCAACGATCTATCTCTCCTCCACCTACGAAGACCTCAAGGACTTCCGATCTGCGGTAGTGCATGCACTCCGCCAAAGCGAGTATCGCGTCATCGCCATGGAAGACTATGTGGCGACTGATCAGCGGCCGGCGGACAAATGCCTTCGGGATGTGGAGCAAGCCGATATCTATGTCGGGCTTTTTGCATTTCGCTATGGGTATGTTCCGCCATCTGAGCACAACAACCCAAAGGGCTTATCGATTACCGAATTGGAGCTTCGCCATGCACAGCATCATAAAAAACCTTGTTTGACGTTTCTCGCCGATCCAAAGGCGTCTGGGTTCCCAGCCACCCTGATGGATGCGTTCACCGGCGATGGTGACGCTGGAAAGCACATCAAGCGGTTGCGTGACGAATTGGGTCGTGAGCAGACGGCGAGCTTCTTCTCAGCACCCTACCAGCTGGCGAGTCTGGTCCAGGCTGCGGTGGCAAGCTATCTGGCGGCGCACAGGACACCAGCATCATCGAGCACACCACAAACGCCGACTCCCACGGCCATCACCTGGGATATCAAGAAAAATGGCTCGCCTTATCCCGGACTGATGCACTTCACCCGCAAGTACGCGCCCGTGTTCTTTGGTCGCGAGGCGGAGATCCATGACGTTCTTGACCGGTTGCGATCTCCTGAGGGGCGCTTCCTGATCATCAGCGGGGCGTCGGGCACTGGGAAATCCTCCCTCGTGGACGCTGGTGTGTTGCCGAAAATTGAGACGACCGTAGCCAACGAAGGTCCTGGATATCACAGTGCGCGCATGGTGCCGAGTCGGGGTCGCCATCCCTTTGATGCACTGATGCGGCCGCTGCATGGGTATGCCGAGCAGGCGGGAGTAGATGCTTACACCGTGAGCGAACAACTGCTGAGCCAGCCCAATCATCTGCCACAGATTTTTGGAGAAATCGCGTCGAAATGTTTCAAGAATGCTGAACTCGTGTTGTTCCTTGATCAGATGGAAGAATTGTTTACAGGGCAGGATCGGGCACAATCCCATAGTTTTCTCTCAGCTCTTTATCGCACTACGCAGGATGCCCCCCTACGTATCATCGCGACGATCCGGAGTGATTTCTTGCACCATTGTCATGAACAGCCCGATTTGTTGAGAATGCTCAACGGGCAAGGGCATATTGGGATTGGCCCCATTGATGCAGGCAGTGTTCGTGAAATGATTCTCAGACCGGCGCAATGTGCAGGGCTTTCTCTGTCGGAAAAGCTGGTCCGCCGTGTTACAGATGAAGCTGGCCACGAGCTGGGTAACTTACCGCTCTTAGCGTTTGCATTATGGCAGCTCTTCGATAAACGAGCGGGGAAGGAACTGACTGAACGGGCCTACGATGAAATGGGCGGCCTTGCCGGTGCCATTAGCCAGCGGGCAGATCGGGTGATGACCGAATTAGGTGAGGAAGCAAGGAATGCCTTCGACAAAGTGTTCGCTCAGCTCGTACACCTTGAACGCGAGCGCCCGCCGACTCGTAGACGCGTGAGTCTCATGGTCTTCAGGTCAGACGCGCCCGCGAATCAACTGATCGAAACGCTGGCAGGCCCAAAATGCCGAATCCTGGTCAAAGGTGGTGAAGGGAGTGAGGCCATGGTTGAGGTTGCCCATGAAAAGCTGTTTTCAGCCTGGCCTAAGCTCAAAGACTGGATCGATAGTAGTAGTGCCGACTTGCGGCTGATTGATTATGTAGAGGAGGCAGCGCGACGATGGTACGAGACGGGCTGTCATCTCGAAGAAGTGTGGCGCAAAGAGAGGGCCGAAGCAGTCGAACGTGCGTTGACACGATTCAAGAGAATGCCTTCTGCTCAGCTGTATACAATGATCCACCCACAGAAGATGTTGATTGAGCGGCTCGATGATGCGGCACTGTCACATGAAGACCGTCTTCTGATCGGTCAAAAGTTGTGTGAGTTTGGCGACACGCGGGATGGGGTCGGTCTGAAGGATGGTCTACCTGACATCGTGTGGATCGATATCCCTGGAGGCAGCATTATATTGGAGGAGATCGACCAGGTGTTCGAGGTCAAAACCTTCCGGATCGCCAAATATCCCGTAACCAACCTGCAATTCGAGGCGTTTATCAGTGCACAGGATGGCTACCGAAATAAGCAATGGTGGAATAACATCGAACCGAGCGAGAAGGCTCGTGTGACGACATGGAAGGAGACCAATGCACCGCGAGAGACCGTCTCCTGGTATGAAGCCGTCGCCTTTTGCCGGTGGCTCAGTGCTAAGACCGGCAAGAGTATTCATCTTCCAACGGAGTGGGAATGGCAGCAGGCCGCAACAGGCGGAGATCCGCAGCGTAAGTACCCGTGGGAAGGTGGATGGGATGGGTTTCGCTGTAATAGCTGGGACAGCCGACTGAGCCGGACGACAGCTGTGGGCATATACCCAGCTGGAGCTACAACACAGGGTATTTACGACATGGCTGGAAACGTGTGGGAATGGTGCCAGAATAAGTACGAGAATCCCGAAGGTCCGGAGGCGGTACGTATTGACAAGGGCGGCGAGCGCGTGCTGCGTGGCGGTTCCTGGGACAGCAGACCGGAGTACCTCCTTGCGTCGTACCGGGATGACAGGGACGATGTTGTTGCCCGAGGCGGCGGCCTTGGCTTTCGGCTCGTCCAGGACATTCCCTAA
- a CDS encoding type II toxin-antitoxin system PemK/MazF family toxin, producing MAKLRKPPRRGDVYWVALDPTVGSEIKKTRPAVIVSNNSCNTFGSRVVVLPLTSHVDSLYPGEAMVVVNGRPARVLGDQIRSLDKSRLQSRIDTLSQEELATVEEAIRITLALQP from the coding sequence GTGGCCAAACTGAGGAAGCCACCCCGTCGAGGGGATGTCTACTGGGTTGCGTTGGATCCTACGGTTGGGTCCGAAATCAAGAAGACCAGACCCGCGGTGATCGTTTCGAACAATTCCTGCAACACCTTCGGCTCTCGCGTGGTGGTCCTGCCGCTGACCAGCCATGTCGATTCCTTGTATCCAGGTGAAGCCATGGTTGTCGTCAACGGCAGGCCGGCTCGTGTATTGGGCGACCAGATCCGATCCTTGGATAAATCACGATTGCAATCGAGAATCGACACATTGAGCCAAGAAGAGCTGGCTACCGTCGAAGAGGCGATCCGCATCACGCTCGCCTTGCAGCCGTAA
- a CDS encoding IS110 family transposase has protein sequence MGGWEVRPVRHVTRSVYAICRQNYFGLVLMSDGSPRMMNMRYSDKHRGLVNGGYPWYHESAISLPRALSAPRIVATSTQNRVVNRRRLQATALTPIRRREAMERVLERCAGLDVHKETVAVCVRVAGPGGERLQHVRTFGTTTAELLTLRDWLTTHGVTHVAMESTGVYWKPIYYVLEEAFTCLLVNAAHMRNVPGRKTDVQDGVWIAQLLEHGLLRGSFVPPAPIRELRDLTRYRKTLIQERAREVQRLHKVLEDAGVKLASVATDILGVSGRAMLDALVAGTTDPEVLADLARGRLRAKLSALQQALTGRFRRHHAFLVSELLSHLDYLEEAIERLSQRIEEQLRPFAEVVAPLDAIPGVNQRTIEGIVAEIGVDMASFPSDRHLSSWTGICPGHHESAGKRQSGKPRKGNRWLRTTLTEAALAAIRVKDSRLAARYRRLMRHRGHKKAVVAVGHTILVVVYHMLKDRVPYHEVGAAYLDQRDREQATRRHVKQLERLGHRVILEPAA, from the coding sequence TTGGGAGGGTGGGAAGTTCGCCCCGTTCGCCACGTCACCCGCAGTGTTTATGCGATCTGTCGTCAAAATTATTTCGGATTAGTCCTCATGAGCGATGGCTCACCCCGCATGATGAACATGCGCTATTCTGATAAGCACCGTGGCCTGGTCAACGGCGGGTACCCTTGGTACCACGAGTCCGCGATTAGTCTGCCGCGGGCGCTTTCGGCACCCCGCATTGTTGCCACGAGCACGCAGAACAGAGTCGTGAACAGGAGGCGCCTCCAGGCCACGGCCTTGACCCCTATCAGGAGGAGGGAGGCCATGGAGCGAGTACTCGAGCGATGCGCGGGACTGGATGTGCACAAAGAGACCGTCGCGGTGTGCGTGCGGGTGGCAGGGCCAGGGGGCGAACGCCTCCAGCACGTGCGGACCTTTGGCACGACGACGGCTGAGTTGCTGACGTTGCGGGATTGGCTGACCACCCACGGGGTCACCCACGTGGCCATGGAGAGCACGGGGGTGTACTGGAAGCCGATCTATTACGTGCTCGAAGAGGCCTTCACGTGTCTCTTGGTCAATGCTGCTCACATGCGCAACGTGCCAGGTCGCAAGACCGACGTTCAAGACGGCGTCTGGATCGCGCAATTGCTGGAGCATGGGCTGCTGCGGGGCAGCTTCGTGCCGCCGGCCCCGATCCGGGAGCTCCGGGATCTGACGCGCTACCGCAAAACGCTCATTCAGGAACGCGCCCGCGAAGTCCAGCGGCTGCACAAGGTCCTGGAAGATGCCGGCGTGAAATTGGCGTCGGTCGCCACCGATATCCTGGGCGTGTCGGGCCGGGCGATGCTGGACGCGCTGGTCGCTGGTACCACGGACCCCGAGGTGTTGGCCGACTTGGCCCGGGGGCGCTTGCGCGCCAAGCTGTCGGCGTTGCAACAGGCTCTGACCGGCCGCTTTCGTCGGCATCATGCGTTCCTGGTGAGTGAACTCCTGTCGCATCTGGACTATCTGGAGGAGGCCATTGAACGCCTGAGCCAGCGCATCGAGGAGCAGCTCCGCCCTTTTGCAGAGGTGGTGGCCCCGCTGGATGCGATCCCGGGGGTGAACCAGCGCACGATTGAAGGGATCGTGGCCGAGATCGGCGTCGACATGGCCTCCTTTCCTTCGGATCGCCATCTCAGCAGTTGGACGGGCATCTGTCCGGGGCACCACGAGAGTGCGGGCAAGCGGCAGAGCGGCAAGCCCCGCAAGGGCAACCGCTGGCTGCGCACCACGTTGACGGAAGCCGCCTTGGCCGCGATTCGGGTCAAAGACAGTCGGCTCGCCGCTCGCTACCGGCGCCTCATGCGGCATCGCGGGCACAAGAAAGCGGTGGTGGCAGTCGGGCATACGATCCTCGTAGTCGTCTATCACATGCTGAAGGACCGTGTGCCCTACCACGAGGTGGGCGCTGCCTACCTCGATCAACGGGATCGAGAGCAGGCCACCCGCCGGCACGTCAAGCAGTTGGAGCGCTTGGGCCATCGCGTGATCCTTGAGCCAGCCGCCTAA